CGCTCGACCGGATTCCAGCCCTACAGGAAGAAGGAAGAGCCGCTACCGGCGTCGCTTGACGATCTCCTGCTACGCTGCCAACCGATCTACGATCGGTTGCATGCCGTTCGACTGCGACCGACGGCCTGACGAATGTTCCACGAGGATTCGACGTGCTGCAGAAAGCCGATCCCCGCAACGCCTCGATCCTGATCAACATCAACGGCACGCTCCACCCCCGCGAGTCGGCGGGCATCAGCCCCTTCGACTCTTCCGTGCAGGGTGGCGACGCGGTGTGGGAAGGCCTGCGTCTCTACGACGGCAAGATCTTCGCGCTAACGGAACATCTTGCGCGACTCCGTTCGTCGGCCAAGGCGCTGGCGTTCGACACGATCCCCGACGACGAGACGTTGACCGACGAGATCCGCCGAACGCTGCAGGCCAACAAGATGCACGACGACGTGCACATCCGGCTGACGCTGACACGCGGCGTCAAGATCACCTCGGGCATGGACCCGCGACTGAACCAGAGTGGCCCGACCCTGATCGTCTTGGCGGAGTTCAAGCCACCGGTCTACGACACCGACGGTCTTTCGCTGATCACCAGCAGCCTGCGTCGCTTCCCGCCGGACTGCCTGGACCCCAAGATCCATCACGCCAACCTGCTGCAATCGATCCTGGCCAAGATCGAGGCCAACCACGCCGGCGCCGACGACGCACTGATGCTGGATCGTCGTGGCTTCATCGCCGAGACCAACGCGACCCATCTGTTCCTGGTCGAGAACGGTGTGCTGCGGACGCCGCACACCCACGCCTGCCCCGAGGGCGTCACCCGCTCGACGATCCTACGTCTCTGCGAGACCGCCGACATCGCCACCGAGATCGCCGACATCAGCCTGACCGAGGCCTATCGCGCGGACGAGCTGTTCTGCACGGGGACCATGGGCGAGCTTGCGGCGATCACGCAACTCGACGGACGCCGCATCGGCAACGGCGCGGCGGGACCGATGACGTTGACGCTCAGCCGGAGTTATCGGGCCGAGGCCCGCAAGAACGGCACGCCCATCGTCTAATTCGTGTTCTCGACCCGCCAGACCCGCTGGGTTTCGACGGAGAGGTCGCGACCGGTCGCCTGACTCTGAACCCAGAACGTCATGTCGATCTCGCCGAGTTGTCCGTAGTCGATGGGGTCCAGACGACCGGCACACCGATCGCCGCGACGGGTGAACTGCAGTTCGTGGGTTCCCAGCGCGACCTCGGTCGATGGCGCGGACGAGCGCTGAAGCGCCTCGGTCACCGCGGACCACTCGACCTTCTGCCCGGTGAAATCGCAGACCTGGAAGTAGACGCCCAGACCCCGGGTGTCGGGGAGCGTCGTCCCCGGAACCGGCACGTAGGGCGCACGGTCCCTCTTTGGATCTTCTGCGGCCTTCGCCAGGACCAACATCGGCTCCATGGCGAACGGTCGGTCGACCGGCACGTCACGGATCTCGAACGGCTGACTGAAGCCCAGCGGCACCTTCATCGACGGATGGTAGGCGTAGGCGTTGGCGGTGTAGCCCCCGGGCGGCAGACGGAACGAACGGTAGTAGAGCCCGGCGCCTTCCACCCCGACGACTTCCGGTGTCTTCAGATTCAGCGGCTGACGGAACGACTGCACGACGGTGCCGTTGGCGCGACGGATGACACCACCGAACTGCCAGGGTGACTCGTCGTCGGCCCGCTGGATCAGGTCGCTGGGGGCACGCAACACGAGCCGTACATCCCAGCGTGCCGGCGAGATCGGTCGCATGGAGATGATATCCATCGTCACACCGCCGTCGTCGTAACCATGGGTGGAAACCCGGGCGGTACGCGCCATCGAACGTTGCATCTCCCGCTGCGAGCGCTGGACATGTCCCGACGGATAGTGAGGACGCACGCCGTCTCGGCGGATGAAGACCCGCAGACGTTTCCGTTTGTCCTCCGTCGGTCGCGGATCGTGGACACCCAGGGTGTAGCGGCAGCTGATATCCCGATGGGCACGGACGATACCGCGGGAAAGGTCGTTGGTGTTGCGGGTAAATCGCCCACCGGTCTCATTGGCAAGACGCGCCAGGAACGGATCGCCCCCCGGGCGCAGGCCGGCGGTGAGTCCGGCGCTGTCCACGGGATAGAGGGCGGTCCGGGTCCGGGAGGCCATCGCCGCCAGCAGTCGGTACTCGACGTCGTAGTTCCAACCGTTGGGTGAGAAGATCCCGGACATGAACAGCACGATCTTCCGACCCGGCACGAACTCCATCAGGTTGTAGAAGTCGAGGAGGCTGTCGAAGGTCCTGCGTTCGGTCAGCGAGTTGTTGGACACGGCATAGACCGCCGGATCCTGCGACATCGTCTTCACCGCCTCGATCACCGCATCGACGTCGTGCGTGAAGTCCTGATGGATCCGGATGCCGTCGGCGAGAGAGACGACCATGTGGGGTAAGCCGTTGAGACCGGCGTTCTCGAGGATGTTGACGGTCTGCCGGACCATCTCCGGCGGGTTGCTCATGTGACGGTAGTCGAAGAACAGAACGACGCGCTTCTCCTTCGTCCGGGCCAGCGCCGCG
This Acidobacteriota bacterium DNA region includes the following protein-coding sequences:
- a CDS encoding aminotransferase class IV produces the protein MLQKADPRNASILININGTLHPRESAGISPFDSSVQGGDAVWEGLRLYDGKIFALTEHLARLRSSAKALAFDTIPDDETLTDEIRRTLQANKMHDDVHIRLTLTRGVKITSGMDPRLNQSGPTLIVLAEFKPPVYDTDGLSLITSSLRRFPPDCLDPKIHHANLLQSILAKIEANHAGADDALMLDRRGFIAETNATHLFLVENGVLRTPHTHACPEGVTRSTILRLCETADIATEIADISLTEAYRADELFCTGTMGELAAITQLDGRRIGNGAAGPMTLTLSRSYRAEARKNGTPIV
- a CDS encoding VWA domain-containing protein — encoded protein: MRVKAAGIVLIVGLAVTLAGTILLADETEGGSTPIDIQRTEEVQVKWILIDVVALDRKGDPVTDLTIDEFDVMVGFDRVTPRSLDVDCEMADYDPTAPSVEVNAVAAAALARTKEKRVVLFFDYRHMSNPPEMVRQTVNILENAGLNGLPHMVVSLADGIRIHQDFTHDVDAVIEAVKTMSQDPAVYAVSNNSLTERRTFDSLLDFYNLMEFVPGRKIVLFMSGIFSPNGWNYDVEYRLLAAMASRTRTALYPVDSAGLTAGLRPGGDPFLARLANETGGRFTRNTNDLSRGIVRAHRDISCRYTLGVHDPRPTEDKRKRLRVFIRRDGVRPHYPSGHVQRSQREMQRSMARTARVSTHGYDDGGVTMDIISMRPISPARWDVRLVLRAPSDLIQRADDESPWQFGGVIRRANGTVVQSFRQPLNLKTPEVVGVEGAGLYYRSFRLPPGGYTANAYAYHPSMKVPLGFSQPFEIRDVPVDRPFAMEPMLVLAKAAEDPKRDRAPYVPVPGTTLPDTRGLGVYFQVCDFTGQKVEWSAVTEALQRSSAPSTEVALGTHELQFTRRGDRCAGRLDPIDYGQLGEIDMTFWVQSQATGRDLSVETQRVWRVENTN